From the genome of Papaver somniferum cultivar HN1 chromosome 2, ASM357369v1, whole genome shotgun sequence, one region includes:
- the LOC113348248 gene encoding E3 ubiquitin-protein ligase WAV3-like, giving the protein MMTCAICNGAIQVGDGKPMFTAECSHCFHFLCVVSNAKSGNQNCMICQAKWKVSPLQGANYHPSFNGLPNWMISPLEGANFTDPSHKRVRTNMENYWPANLENFGSTVLDPTFGNLLVTEDPLDPQSLFASNSSPYIDIQTYPEISAVQRSIHKENFSVLINLKALVTDIKQDNDDAHMSQSCRAPVDLVTVLDVSGSMRGSKIELLKRAMRFVIENLGPSDRLSIVTFSSYARRLLPLRRMTDSGKQHALLVVNSLATGSGTHILNGLRTGASVIDSRKEKNPFCSIMLLSDGKDTSRETAISTKLTTIKVPVHTFGFGSSHDPVLLHSISQTCKGTFSFVEAERFIQDAFAQCIGGLLSVVLQDVQVHVQCVHPDICLGPLNAGSYSMRLTDMNQTGFIDVGDLYENEERDFLVLLNVPTVGDEGSSLETELVHVGCTYKDPFSKQIKSTAVKKVKIQRPETEEEGFVVVSVEVDREKCRLRATKAMSESRDAAERGDLSGAWSILESCQKELTETTSARAGNQLCAALDSELKEIRSRMQNMQIDESSGRAYVLSGMSSHSGQRATTRGDTSSDSSGFVHVYQTKSMENMVARSHTTG; this is encoded by the exons ATG ATGACTTGTGCTATATGCAACGGTGCCATACAAGTAGGAGATGGGAAGCCCATGTTCACTGCAGAATGCTCTcattgcttccatttcttatgtGTGGTTTCGAACGCCAAGAGTGGCAACCAGAACTGCATGATTTGCCAAGCCAAATGGAAGGTTAGTCCTTTACAAGGTGCTAATTACCATCCTTCGTTTAATGGTTTACCCAATTGGATGATTAGTCCTTTAGAAGGTGCTAATTTTACTGATCCCTCTCATAAAAGGGTAAGAACAAACATGGAAAATTATTGGCCCGCAAATCTCGAAAATTTTGGGTCGACTGTATTAGACCCGACATTTGGAAACCTTTTGGTCACTGAAGATCCCTTGGATCCACAATCTCTATTTGCCTCCAACAGCTCCCCGTACATTGATATCCAAACATACCCAGAAATATCAGCTGTTCAACGATCAATTCATAAAGAAAACTTCAGTGTTCTGATTAATCTTAAAGCTCTTGTTACTGATATTAAGCAAGATAATGATGATGCACATATGTCTCAAAGTTGCCGTGCCCCAGTTGACCTTGTCACAGTTCTTGATGTAAGTGGTAGTATGAGGGGCTCCAAGATTGAGTTGCTAAAGCGAGCCATGAGGTTTGTGATAGAGAACCTTGGCCCTTCTGACCGGTTGTCTATAGTTACTTTTTCATCTTATGCCAGACGCCTCTTACCTCTCCGTCGGATGACTGACTCGGGAAAGCAGCATGCACTGTTAGTTGTCAACTCCCTGGCAACCGGCAGTGGGACTCATATTCTTAATGGACTAAGAACGGGTGCTTCAGTGATCGATTCACGAAAAGAGAAGAATCCGTTTTGTAGTATCATGCTTTTATCAGATGGGAAAGACACATCTAGAGAAACGGCAATCTCAACAAAATTAACCACGATTAAGGTTCCTGTGCATACATTTGGTTTTGGTTCCAGCCATGATCCTGTCTTGTTGCACTCAATTTCCCAGACCTGCAAGGGAACATTTTCTTTCGTTGAAGCTGAGAGGTTCATACAAGATGCTTTTGCTCAGTGCATCGGTGGACTTCTTAGTGTTGTTTTGCAGGATGTTCAGGTACATGTCCAGTGTGTGCATCCTGATATATGTCTTGGCCCACTTAATGCAGGTAGTTATTCAATGCGTCTAACAGATATGAATCAAACTGGATTCATTGATGTTGGAGATTTGTATGAAAATGAAGAGAGGGATTTTCTCGTCTTGCTAAATGTTCCAACAGTAGGAGATGAGGGCTCTAGTCTTGAGACAGAATTAGTTCATGTGGGGTGCACTTACAAAGACCCTTTCTCAAAACAAATCAAGAGTACAGCAGTTAAGAAAGTCAAAATTCAGAGACCTGAGACTGAGGAAGAAGGATTTGTTGTTGTGTCTGTTGAGGTAGACCGAGAAAAATGCAGGCTTCGAGCTACTAAAGCAATGTCAGAGTCACGGGATGCTGCTGAGAGGGGTGACCTATCTGGTGCATGGTCTATCCTGGAGAGTTGTCAAAAGGAGCTCACGGAAACAACTTCTGCACGTGCTGGTAACCAATTATGTGCAGCATTAGATTCAGAGCTGAAAGAGATACGATCAAGAATGCAGAACATGCAAATAGATGAGTCAAGTGGGAGGGCTTATGTTCTTTCTGGAATGAGTTCACATTCCGGGCAAAGGGCAACAACACGAGGAGATACTTCTAGTGATAGCTCGGGCTTTGTTCATGTCTACCAGACAAAGTCAATGGAAAACATGGTGGCAAGATCTCATACTACTGGTTAG
- the LOC113351525 gene encoding E3 ubiquitin-protein ligase WAV3-like yields the protein MGFVIQNLGPSDRLSVVSFSSISRRLFPLLLMTDYGKQCALQAVSSLVADGVTNTVEGLKKGTKVIEDRKHKNHVRSIMLLSDGQDSNTKTINLKEISRLGIPVHTFAFGADHDPIMLHSIAEGSKGTLSFIEAEGLIQDAFAQCIGGLLSVVVQDLQVHIQSLDPYVSISHLKAGSYSTCLTGDNQTGSAAIGNLYADEARDFLVLVNIPVVAGGNFDDQMKLVSVWCVYKDPFIIESVTTEAIEVKLQRPEMVNEEDMVVSIEVDRQKKRLQAAEAMSNSRAAAGRGDLPTAWSIIDGCRMQLSDTASAHAGDKLSVHLDFELQEVRSRMESQEIYESTGRGYLLSEICSQESQKATARGDSTESIYQTASMSKMVQQSRAFVPNPLAHNLGTVSSSSTSLLSTLPMTSNGGGGGGTADDGNKASNGI from the coding sequence ATGGGGTTTGTAATACAGAACCTTGGCCCTTCTGATAGATTATCTGTTGTTAGCTTCTCATCGATTTCCCGCCGCCTCTTCCCCCTACTCCTCATGACTGATTATGGTAAACAATGTGCACTACAAGCTGTGAGTTCTTTGGTTGCTGATGGTGTGACAAACACTGTAGAAGGACTCAAGAAGGGAACAAAGGTTATTGAAGATCGAAAACACAAAAATCATGTCCGTAGCATCATGCTGCTATCCGACGGGCAGGATTCTAACACAAAGACTATCAACCTTAAAGAAATTTCAAGGTTAGGAATTCCAGTTCATACATTTGCATTTGGCGCAGACCATGACCCCATCATGTTGCACTCGATCGCAGAGGGTTCCAAGGgaaccctttcttttattgaaGCTGAGGGATTAATACAAGATGCATTTGCTCAATGTATTGGTGGTCTCCTGAGTGTAGTTGTGCAAGACTTGCAAGTACACATCCAATCGCTTGACCCTTATGTTTCTATTAGTCATTTAAAAGCAGGTAGTTATTCCACTTGTTTGACAGGAGATAACCAAACAGGATCTGCCGCCATTGGGAATTTGTATGCAGATGAAGCGAGAGATTTTCTCGTGCTGGTCAACATTCCAGTTGTAGCAGGTGGGAATTTTGATGATCAGATGAAGTTGGTTAGTGTGTGGTGTGTTTACAAAGATCCTTTTATTATAGAATCTGTTACCACTGAAGCTATAGAAGTGAAACTTCAGAGACCCGAAATGGTTAATGAAGAAGATATGGTTGTTTCAATTGAGGTTGATAGGCAGAAGAAGCGGTTGCAGGCCGCTGAGGCAATGAGTAATTCGCGTGCTGCTGCTGGGAGAGGTGATCTCCCCACCGCATGGTCTATAATTGATGGTTGTAGGATGCAGTTATCAGATACTGCCTCTGCACATGCAGGTGACAAATTATCTGTTCATTTAGATTTTGAGCTTCAAGAGGTGCGATCAAGGATGGAAAGCCAGGAAATATATGAATCAACAGGAAGgggatatctactttcagaaatATGTTCACAGGAGAGTCAAAAGGCTACAGCTCGAGGAGATTCTACTGAGAGCATTTACCAGACAGCTTCGATGAGTAAAATGGTTCAACAATCTCGTGCATTTGTTCCAAACCCACTTGCACATAACTTAGGTACAGTCTCCAGCTCCTCCACTTCACTTTTGAGTACACTTCCAATGACATCTAATGGTGGCGGAGGTGGAGGCACTGCAGATGATGGTAATAAGGCTTCCAATGGCATCTAg
- the LOC113348249 gene encoding E3 ubiquitin-protein ligase WAV3-like, giving the protein MVRICTLCNGALIFGDGNAIFSAECSHPFHFNCITSYVKLGNQICPTCDAQWKDIPVIGTASNSTGGLTPAPLRPHIPSRTFYNRVITSQIPSSEPFVFDDDDPLNSQSNFSSNNITVIRSVDIKTHTEFPAVPRSVSKENFHILVNLKSNVTDIDQVISDVTCRAPIDLVTVLDISGSMTGTKIKLLKRAMGFVIENLGPSDRLSVISFSSDARRLFPLLLMTDSGKQYALQAVNSLVAGGGTNIVEGLKKGTKVIEDRGHKNPVYSIMLLSDGQDSYTKEINVKEISRLQIPVHTFGFGADHDPVMLHSIAEGSKGTFSFIEAEGLIQDAFAQCIGGLLSVVVQDLQVHIQSLDPCLRLSQLKAGSYSTHLKGDNRTGSVDIGDLYADEERDFLVLVNIPVVPNGNSSNQMKLVSVRCGYKDPLTKESVTTEAIEVKLQRPEMVDEDMVVSIEVVRQKNRLQAAEAMSNSRVAAERGDLPAAWSIIDGCRMQISETASVHAGDKFSVDLDLELQEVRSRMKSKKTYESTGRGYLLSGMSSHSRQKATTRGGSTESTYQTASMSKMVQRSRASVPKSLVNNSPTIPSTPISLFSKLSMASNSGGTADDGTKAFKISSSSSLKIQRGDITKWRFNGTSDAIVNAANERMLGGGGVDGAIHRAAGPELRAACYTIAEVCPEIRCPKGEARITPAFKLPVSHVIHTVGPIYAVDNHPEVTLRNAYRNCLKLAKENRIEYIAFPAISCGIHGYPYDEAAKIAISTVMESDGKFKEVHFVLFEVDVFDAWMEKAKELL; this is encoded by the exons ATGGTG AGGATTTGTACTTTATGCAATGGTGCCTTGATATTTGGAGATGGTAATGCCATATTCTCTGCCGAGTGCTCACATCCCTTTCATTTCAATTGCATCACTTCATATGTGAAGCTTGGGAACCAGATTTGCCCAACTTGTGATGCTCAATGGAAGGATATTCCTGTCATTGGTACTGCTTCAAATTCAACTGGTGGACTCACACCAGCCCCATTACGGCCACATATTCCTTCACGAACATTCTATAATCGGGTCATTACATCACAAATTCCATCTTCTGAGCCATTTGTCTTCGATGACGATGATCCCTTAAATTCCCAATCCAACTTTTCATCTAATAACATTACTGTTATCAGATCCGTAGATATCAAAACACACACAGAATTCCCAGCTGTTCCGCGGTCTGTTTCGAAAGAAAACTTCCATATACTCGTCAATCTCAAATCTAATGTCACTGATATAGATCAAGTTATTAGTGATGTAACTTGTCGTGCACCAATTGACCTCGTCACGGTTCTTGATATTAGTGGTAGCATGACAGGTACAAAAATTAAATTGCTAAAGCGAGCCATGGGGTTTGTGATAGAGAACCTTGGCCCTTCTGACAGATTGTCTGTTATTAGCTTTTCATCTGATGCCCGTCGCCTCTTCCCCCTCCTCCTCATGACTGATTCTGGTAAACAATATGCACTACAAGCTGTTAATTCTTTGGTTGCTGGTGGTGGGACAAACATTGTAGAAGGACTCAAGAAGGGCACAAAGGTTATTGAAGACCGAGGACACAAAAATCCTGTTTATAGTATCATGCTATTATCCGATGGGCAGGACTCGTACACGAAGGAGATCAACGTTAAAGAAATTTCGAGGTTGCAAATTCCAGTTCATACATTTGGATTTGGTGCAGACCATGATCCTGTCATGTTGCACTCGATTGCGGAGGGTTCCAAGGGAACGTTTTCTTTTATTGAAGCCGAGGGATTAATACAAGATGCATTTGCTCAATGTATTGGTGGTCTCCTGAGTGTAGTTGTACAAGACTTGCAAGTACACATCCAGTCGCTTGACCCTTGTCTTCGTCTTAGTCAACTAAAAGCAGGGAGTTATTCCACTCATTTGAAAGGTGATAACCGAACAGGATCTGTAGACATCGGGGATTTGTATGCGGATGAGGAGAGGGATTTTCTCGTGCTGGTCAACATTCCAGTTGTACCTAATGGGAattccagcaatcagatgaagtTGGTTAGTGTACGTTGTGGATACAAAGATCCTTTGACAAAAGAATCTGTTACTACTGAAGCTATAGAAGTGAAACTTCAGAGACCCGAAATGGTTGATGAAGATATGGTTGTTTCTATAGAGGTTGTTAGGCAAAAGAATCGGTTGCAGGCCGCTGAGGCCATGAGTAATTCGCGTGTGGCTGCTGAGAGAGGTGATCTGCCCGCCGCATGGTCTATAATTGATGGTTGTAGGATGCAGATATCAGAAACTGCCTCTGTGCATGCTGGTGACAAATTTTCTGTTGATTTAGATTTAGAGCTTCAAGAGGTACGATCGAGGATGAAAAGCAAGAAAACATATGAATCAACAGGAAGGGGATATCTACTTTCAGGAATGAGTTCACATTCGAGGCAAAAGGCTACAACTCGAGGAGGTTCTACTGAGAGTACTTACCAGACAGCTTCCATGAGTAAAATGGTTCAACGATCGCGTGCATCTGTTCCAAAATCACTTGTAAATAACTCACCTACAATCCCCAGCACCCCCATTTCACTTTTCAGCAAACTTTCAATGGCGTCTAACAGTGGAGGCACTGCCGATGATGGTACTAAGGCTTTCAAAATTTCTTCATCAAGTAGTCTAAAAATTCAAAGAGGTGATATCACAAAGTGGCGTTTCAATGGTACTTCTGATGCCATTGTAAATGCAGCTAATGAACGGATGCTTGGAGGCGGGGGAGTTGATGGAGCTATACATAGAGCTGCAGGACCCGAACTACGAGCAGCGTGTTATACCATTGCAGAGGTTTGTCCTGAAATTCGCTGCCCAAAAGGAGAAGCGAGAATTACTCCAGCATTTAAGTTGCCTGTTTCGCATGTTATTCACACTGTTGGTCCTATTTATGCTGTTGACAATCACCCGGAAGTTACTCTAAGAAATGCATACAGAAACTGCTTAAAGCTCGCAAAAGAGAACAGGATAGAGTATATCGCTTTTCCTGCCATATCTTGTGGTATTCATGGTTATCCCTATGACGAAGCTGCTAAGATTGCAATATCTACTGTAATGGAATCGGACGGAAAGTTCAAAGAGGTGCATTTTGTTCTATTTGAGGTTGATGTTTTTGATGCTTGGATGGAAAAGGCGAAAGAATTGCTTTAG